Part of the Chlamydia muridarum str. Nigg genome is shown below.
ATGCTCTCCTTTAGGGATAGCAATAAGCGCCCCAATACGAACAACCTCTCCCTTAACAGCTTGTTCACTTTCACTCACAAGCTCTACAGTAGGAGTCGCCTTCTCATTATTTCCTTCTATGCAAAAACAAGAAGCACAGCTGAACAACAAACAAAGAAGAATCCCACTCCATTTCCGAATCATAAACGCAACACTCTCTATGGTTTAGCAAAAACAAAAACAACAGAAGAGTTGTTTTTGTTTTTGCAATAAATTACATACCAAAAAGGATCTTGGTTCTATACAAGAAATTTGTTAGGATCATCTAGGAACTCGTTGGTTAGGTCTATGTCCTTATGTTCCAACTCGCAAACAATCCCATCATCCAGTCCTTTCAGGAAGCCGATCTTTTTGGAAAGGTGATTTTTTTCTCGCTGTTCGCACTTTCCATATGCACATGGACGGTCCTTCACCAAAAACTCACCGTTCAAAAGAAATTTCTAAAATCAGGGAAATCTTTAAAAGAGTTTTTAATAAAAAATCGCCACGCCCCCCTTTCTTTGGATATCCATCCTGAGTCAACTCCCTTTACCGATCTCTATTTTACAATTAAACGAGGCACTTTAGAGTTATTAGACAAAAATCGACAATTGGCTCCGGAACGAACACCCCTACTTTCTGTAGAGGACATCCAGTCATTAGAAACTCTTTTCAATGCTGTGATGCCCAAATATAGATCTCTTTTAAATAAAAATAATTTCATCCCAGCAACAACGATTAGTCTCGCGCCCTTTTTGGGGTTATTAGGCACTGTTTGGGGAATTCTCTTAGCGTTTGCGCACATCAGTGCTGGACAAGCCAATGGAACCATCATGATGGAAGGCCTAGCGACCGCTTTAGGAACAACGATTGTAGGATTATTTGTCGCCATTCCCTCTTTAGTAGGTTTCAACTATCTCCGCGCCCACGCCTCCCAGGTTTCTCTGGAAATTGAGCAAATTGCTTTTCTCCTACTTAACTCCATTGAAGTCAAATATCGACAAACAAGCTTATGAAACGCTTCTTGCATGAAGATTTAGAAGAGGATCCTAGCGTTAACCTGACCCCTCTTATCGATATCGTCTTTGTGATTCTTATGGCATTTATGATCGCTATGCCTCTCATTAAAATAGATACCATCTCTCTAGCTAAAGGAACGTCATCTCACCAACCCTTGAATCAACAAGAATCTAAACCAGCCGAGATTAAAGTCTTTCGAAACCATACGATTACGCTCAATGACGTCCCAATTTCTCTCCAAGAGCTACGCTCGCAACTCTTAGTCATTCATGCTCAACACCCTCTTACGATTCCTCTACTCTTACAAGACGGTGATACAGCGTTTAAATTATACCAAGAAATCAAATCGATCATCGAAGAAGCCGGATTCCAAGAACTTCATATTGCTTTGAAGAACTAGCTATGACGAAATTTAAATATTCACCGTTTTTTTGCACTTCTGTAGCTGTACATATAGTTCTTGGAGGAATTCTATTTTTTTCTTCTGCTCAAAAACCGAAACCTAAATTACATCCTTTTAAAGAACGGATCGTCCACTTACCTCCGGAACCGAAAATGACTTGTCCAACGCAAACGCCTTCCGCTCCTTCTTCGCACCAAACATCAACCCCTCTACCCCCACCAAAAAAAGTAAATAATATTCCTCCCCCAACAAGCAACAAGCCATCGAAAACTCCGCTAACTCATTTTCAATCAAGATCTCCCCACCCTCCAACCAAACCAACCCCTTCAAGAGAAAAGCAACAGGCAACGTTAAAAAAACTGGCTCAGTTAGCTCACCAACTTGCAGAAGAAGCCGCATCTCAGGAAACCCATATCGCGCAACTCTCCTGGCCAACACAAGTGCAGGTCTCTACCGATACCGAATCTTGTCAACAAGAAGCCTTTTGCGCGCTCTTTCAGCAATATGTTTGTCTGCCTTTTCCAGGAGAAGTCCGTATTAAACTTGAATTTTCTAAAGAAGGCAGGCTCTTAATTTGCTCCATTCTATCTGCTATTAGCCCTACTGATAAACAACACATTATCAAGCAAATTCAGCAAATCCCTTTTCAAACCTTCTTTAATACATACAAACCCTCGAAAAATATCGTTTTTCATATTAGACTGCAGGGAAATTCCGCTTGATAAAAGGTCTGTTGTGTTTCTCCGCTCTTTTCTCTGTCTACTCTGCTTACTCCCTTCTATTCTCTACTGTGCAGACTTAGAAATTCATGTTCGAGCCGAATCTTCTCTTCTTCCAGTCAACGTCTCGTTACTATCTTCCCCGAAAGACACGAAACAAGGTTCTTATCTTGCGTCTCTTCGTGACCTATTTGCTCGTGATTTAGCTTTAGGAGACCTTCTAGCTCCCACTAAAGAGATTGCCCCTCTAACTGTTTTCATTGAGGCTTCGTATCCAGAACTGATTTTTTCCATCAAAAAGGATGGAAAAGGAGCGCAAAAAATTTTCTCTTTAGAGCTTTCTGGGAACCCTTCTAAAGATCATCAATCTATTCATGAAGCTGCTGATCGCATTCACTTTCTTCTTACACACACTCCTGGCATTAGCTCTGGAAAAATCATCTTCTCCCTATGCTCTACGAATTCTTCTGAAGAATTAAAACAAGGAGAGTTATGGTCTGTAGATTATGATGGGCAGCATCTTGCCCCCCTTACTAATGAACATTCTTTATCCGTAACTCCCGCATGGATGCATATTAGTCATATTCCTGCCTATATTTATGTGTCGTATAAATTAGGGGTCCCTAAGATCTTCCTTAATACGCTTAGTCAACCTACAGGGAAAAAAATCTTGGCTATGCAAGGGAACCAATTTATGCCTGCCTTCTCTCCTAAAACTAAGCTTCTCGCTTTCATTTCTGACCGAGATGGTAATCCCGATCTGTTTGTACAATCTTTTTCACTAGCTACAGGAGCAATCGGCACACCCAAAAAACTTCTCAATGAAGCTTTCGGAACACAAGGGAACCCTTCTTTCAGTCCCGATGGCACACGCCTTGTTTTTGTTTCCAACAAAGATGGAACACCTCGTATCTATCAGATGCAAATTTACCCAGAACAACACCCTCCTCGTCTGCTGACAAAAAAATATCGAAATAGCAGTTGCCCAACATGGTCCCCTGATGGTAAAAAAATAGCCTTCTGCTCAGTTATTAAAGGTGTTCGTCAAATTTGTGTGTATGATCTGGCTTCAGGGAGAGATGAGCAATTAACAACATCTGCAGAACATAAAGAAAGTCCTTCTTGGGCTGCGGATAGCAACCACCTTGTTTATAGCGCCGGATCTTCCAGTACATCTGAACTATTCCTGCTGAGCCTAATTACCAAAAAAAGTAGGAAAATTGTTATAGGATCAGGAGAGAAACGTTTCCCTTGTTGGGGCGCATTTCCTTCACAACACATAAAGAAAGCATCATGAGAAAGACTATTTTTAAAGCGTTTAATTTATTATTATCCCTTCTTTTCCTTTCTTCATGCTCTTATCCTTGTAGAGATTGGGAGCGCCATGGTTGCGATTCTGCAAGACCTCGCAAATCATCTTTCGGATTCGTGCCTTTTTATTCTGATGAAGAAATTCAACAGGCCTTTGTTGAAGATTTTGATTCCAAAGAAGAGCAACTTTACAAAACGAGCGCACAGAGCACTTCCTTCCGAAATATTACTTTCGCGACAGATAGTTATTCCATCAAAGGAGAAGACAACCTGACTATTCTCGCAAGCTTAGTTCGTCATCTACGAAAATCTCCTAAAACTACCTTATATATCGAAGGGCATACTGATGAGCGTGGAGCAGCTGCGTATAATCTGGCTTTGGGAGCTCGTCGTGCGAATGCAGTGAAACAATATCTTATAAAACAAGGTATTGCTTCCGACCGTTTATTTACTATTTCCTATGGTAAAGAGCATCCCGTTCATTCGGGTCATAATGAACTTGCCTGGCAACAAAATCGTCGTACTGAATTTAAGATCCATGCTCGCTAATCGGTTATTTCTAATCACCCTTATAGGTTTTGGCTATTCTGCTTACGGTGCCAGCACAGGGAAATCACCTTCTTTACAGGTTATTTTAGCTGAAGTCGAGGATACATCTTCGCGCTTACAAGCTCATCAGAATGAGCTTGTTATGCTCTCGGAACGTTTAGATGAGCAAGACACAAAACTTCAACAACTCTCGTCAACTCAGGCCCGTAATCTTCCTCAACAAGTTCAACGGCTTGAGATTGATCTGAGAGCTCTGGCTAAAACAGCTGCTGTGCTCTCGCAATCTGTTCAGGATATCCGATCATCCGTGCAAAATAAATTACAAGAAATCCAACAAGAACAAAAAAATTTAGCTCAAAATTTACGAGCGCTTCGCAACTCCTTACAAGCACTAGTTGATGGCTCTTCCCCAGAAAATTATATTGATTTTTTGGCCGGGGAGACACCTGAACATATTCACGTTGTTAAACAAGGAGAAACCCTGAGTAAAATCGCTAGTAAGTACAATATCCCTGTCGCAGAATTGAAAAAACTTAATAAATTAAATTCCGATACTATTTTTACTGATCAAAGAATCCGACTTCCAAAAAAGAAATAACTGTTCTTTCCTAGATAATAAACAAAGGCTGTTGTAGGATCCCAAATTAAGGAACCAACTATTATGTGGGATGAAATTTACTGTTGCAGTGTTTGGCGAAGCGGAAAAAGGAAGCTTTGAAGCAGCGTACCTTTGCTCTTCACTAACAGATCTACATACCAACCTAGGTCACGGAAGAGACTCTCCCTCAGGAATTCCTCTCGCCGTGCGGGCTATTATGCAAGGTTACGATATATTGTTCTTCAGAGTTAAGGAAGAGGGATTCTACGTCGATAGCTATTTTTTTGGGCTACACTTCTTAAACACACAAAGTTCGCTAACCAATATTATCGCCCTAGCTTTGCCCGGTGTGGGAGATTACAACGTAATCGAAGCTTCTCTAGCTCTTTGTCGAAAACTAAAAAGTATTCTCCTCTTTTCCGACCAAGACCTGTACGATTTTCTGACCTTTCAAGACACTTAATCTATCGTCTGGAAATATTCTTTTAGTCCTTCTTCAGAAGGCACCATACCACGTTCTCCAGATTGCCAGTTTGCTGGGCAAACCATGCCATGATTCTCAAAGAAAATCTGCGAGTCCAAAACACGAAGCTCCTCTTCTATTGAACGTCCTAGAGGAAGATCATTAATAACTGCGTGCCGAATAACCCCATCTTTATCGATCAAAAAAGTCGCTCTTAAGGCAACAGACCCTTCAGGATTCAAAACCCCGAAAGCCTTAGATATTTCTAAAGAGTCATCAGCTAACAAAGGATATTGGGTCCCTTGTATTCCTCCCGCTCTTCTTTCTACTGCTAGCCAACGAGAGTGCGTCTCTATATCATCAACTGAGCACCCAATCACAACCGCGCCACGCTCTTCAAAATCACCTAATCTATCTTGAAAAGCATGCAACTCTGTTGGGCAAACGTAGGTAAAATCTTTAGGATAAAAGAAAAGAATCACATATTTACCACGGAAATCAGAAAGAGAAATCTCCTTCTCCTCTCCACATACAATCGCTTTGCCCGAAAAATCCGGAGCTTGCTTTCCAACTAGTGATCCCATGGTACTCCTCCCAGAAGAAAAAACGCACCAGAGAGGATTTGAACCTCTGACCACCTGGTTCGTAGCCAGGTACTCTATCCACTGAGCTACTGGTGCATAGAAAACTTTAGGGAGAAGAATACCTCGCTTCTGCTAAATGATCAAGTAATTCTCCTTAGAAAAAGAAAAAATCTTGAATCAAAGTTTTTTTATAAAACCAGTTCCTATTCTTCGTAGCTCTCTTCTTCTTTAAAAGTTTCCTCTTGAGAAGCAAAAAACAAGGCAGATATTAACAATAAACCCACAGTTCCTACTGCATGATGTAAAGCATGCTGAATGCAAGACAAGCCATCACAAATTCCTTGAGCAACAATATCTTCTACAGATCCAGTTAGACCGTTAAATCCTATACGCCAGTCTGCATTAGAAAAAACTTGAGAAAACACTTCGTCTACAGGTTTACCGCTTCTAGCAACAACGGCACGAAAAGGTCTTTCTACAGCATGGAGCACTGCAAGAAACCCCGCTCGCTCTCCATTAGAAAGAGATAAGGGAACCGGAACTCCTCTAGCAGCACGAATTAAGGAACATCCTCCTCCCGGTAAACATCCTGATCGCAACAATTCAGTCATAGCTTTTACAGAGGAAGTCATGTNAGCCAACTCTTCCTGATTAACGGATTCCTCAGCAATGCAAATGCGCACCTCCCCCGATGAAAGTCTAGCCAATCGCTTCCTCAACCAAGCCCGAGACTCTTCTCCATGTAAATGCTCTAATTTATCCTGCAATAAGGAACAATGCGCCGCTA
Proteins encoded:
- a CDS encoding MotA/TolQ/ExbB proton channel family protein — encoded protein: MFQLANNPIIQSFQEADLFGKVIFFSLFALSICTWTVLHQKLTVQKKFLKSGKSLKEFLIKNRHAPLSLDIHPESTPFTDLYFTIKRGTLELLDKNRQLAPERTPLLSVEDIQSLETLFNAVMPKYRSLLNKNNFIPATTISLAPFLGLLGTVWGILLAFAHISAGQANGTIMMEGLATALGTTIVGLFVAIPSLVGFNYLRAHASQVSLEIEQIAFLLLNSIEVKYRQTSL
- a CDS encoding ExbD/TolR family protein, yielding MKRFLHEDLEEDPSVNLTPLIDIVFVILMAFMIAMPLIKIDTISLAKGTSSHQPLNQQESKPAEIKVFRNHTITLNDVPISLQELRSQLLVIHAQHPLTIPLLLQDGDTAFKLYQEIKSIIEEAGFQELHIALKN
- a CDS encoding inclusion-associated protein, translated to MTKFKYSPFFCTSVAVHIVLGGILFFSSAQKPKPKLHPFKERIVHLPPEPKMTCPTQTPSAPSSHQTSTPLPPPKKVNNIPPPTSNKPSKTPLTHFQSRSPHPPTKPTPSREKQQATLKKLAQLAHQLAEEAASQETHIAQLSWPTQVQVSTDTESCQQEAFCALFQQYVCLPFPGEVRIKLEFSKEGRLLICSILSAISPTDKQHIIKQIQQIPFQTFFNTYKPSKNIVFHIRLQGNSA
- the tolB gene encoding Tol-Pal system protein TolB, whose protein sequence is MFLRSFLCLLCLLPSILYCADLEIHVRAESSLLPVNVSLLSSPKDTKQGSYLASLRDLFARDLALGDLLAPTKEIAPLTVFIEASYPELIFSIKKDGKGAQKIFSLELSGNPSKDHQSIHEAADRIHFLLTHTPGISSGKIIFSLCSTNSSEELKQGELWSVDYDGQHLAPLTNEHSLSVTPAWMHISHIPAYIYVSYKLGVPKIFLNTLSQPTGKKILAMQGNQFMPAFSPKTKLLAFISDRDGNPDLFVQSFSLATGAIGTPKKLLNEAFGTQGNPSFSPDGTRLVFVSNKDGTPRIYQMQIYPEQHPPRLLTKKYRNSSCPTWSPDGKKIAFCSVIKGVRQICVYDLASGRDEQLTTSAEHKESPSWAADSNHLVYSAGSSSTSELFLLSLITKKSRKIVIGSGEKRFPCWGAFPSQHIKKAS
- a CDS encoding OmpA family protein — translated: MRKTIFKAFNLLLSLLFLSSCSYPCRDWERHGCDSARPRKSSFGFVPFYSDEEIQQAFVEDFDSKEEQLYKTSAQSTSFRNITFATDSYSIKGEDNLTILASLVRHLRKSPKTTLYIEGHTDERGAAAYNLALGARRANAVKQYLIKQGIASDRLFTISYGKEHPVHSGHNELAWQQNRRTEFKIHAR
- a CDS encoding LysM peptidoglycan-binding domain-containing protein, translating into MLANRLFLITLIGFGYSAYGASTGKSPSLQVILAEVEDTSSRLQAHQNELVMLSERLDEQDTKLQQLSSTQARNLPQQVQRLEIDLRALAKTAAVLSQSVQDIRSSVQNKLQEIQQEQKNLAQNLRALRNSLQALVDGSSPENYIDFLAGETPEHIHVVKQGETLSKIASKYNIPVAELKKLNKLNSDTIFTDQRIRLPKKK
- a CDS encoding membrane protein; protein product: MKFTVAVFGEAEKGSFEAAYLCSSLTDLHTNLGHGRDSPSGIPLAVRAIMQGYDILFFRVKEEGFYVDSYFFGLHFLNTQSSLTNIIALALPGVGDYNVIEASLALCRKLKSILLFSDQDLYDFLTFQDT
- a CDS encoding peroxiredoxin; translated protein: MGSLVGKQAPDFSGKAIVCGEEKEISLSDFRGKYVILFFYPKDFTYVCPTELHAFQDRLGDFEERGAVVIGCSVDDIETHSRWLAVERRAGGIQGTQYPLLADDSLEISKAFGVLNPEGSVALRATFLIDKDGVIRHAVINDLPLGRSIEEELRVLDSQIFFENHGMVCPANWQSGERGMVPSEEGLKEYFQTID